From the genome of Thunnus thynnus chromosome 1, fThuThy2.1, whole genome shotgun sequence, one region includes:
- the iqgap1 gene encoding ras GTPase-activating-like protein IQGAP1, with the protein MSTSDEADGLRPRYGSVLDGVERLTAEEMDERRQQNMAYEYLCHLEEAKRWMEACLDEELPPTTELEEGLRNGVYLAKLGNFFAPHTVSLKKIYDREQTRYKATGLHFRHTDNVIQWLNAMAEKGLPKIFYPETTDIYDRKNMPRCIYCIHALSLYLFKLGLAPQIQDLYGKVDFTEEEINNMKSELEKYGIQMPAFSKIGGILANELSVDEAALHAAVIAINEAIDQGVPEGTVAAMQNPNAMLVNLDNKCASQYHDTLSQAKAEKVANSRKRQMENAEAERDIYDELLTQAEIQGNVNKVNGNNALSAAEQALLGGDEDKLYEALKAMGVQNLQPQNKAWYLKQLQGDRETKEQTSPGEALTKDELQSGVDVSNDIAEGYLKMLKAVERINAAIRAAVPEKTVEELMNPSAQLPEVYPSAADLYQRELSSLQQQSQEGSLSHPELLVAVEMLSSVVLMNEALEVGDRGALWKQLSSSVTGLSNVEGEYAQRYMDELMRLKAAAREEGSAYLTWNDIQACIDQVNMAVQEEHERIEAIGRINEALDEGDPMKTLAMLQNPSAKLTDVDPSVAQHYHDKLLEARREKAHETQDPSAVLWLDEIQDAILKANQDTQEALQFSQSIQAINEAVDTGDAAQTLAALRNAGAGLYGVTSECGQTYQNDLAKIKEDKKKEGDNGSDWVQHWVKGGHNYYYNLKTKEGTWVQPESFVTNNTQLNKEDIQSVVSGVTTAYNREQLWRANETLITKLQARCRGYLVRNGLKERMNFLKSQEPAVTRIQAHWKGHKQRKKFKDRNQYLKDHSGDAVKIQAMVRMHQARKKYKDRLKYFNDHINDVVKIQAFIRANKARDDYKTLINAADPPMAVVRKFVHLLDHSDQDFQEELELMRLREEVVTNIRSNQQLENDLNLMDIKIGLLVKNKITLQEVVSHSKKLTKKNKGQLSDMMMMNKQRGGLKALSKEKRVKLEAYQYLFYLLQTNPTYLAKLIFQMPQNKSTKFMDSVIFTLYNYASNQREEYLLLKLFKTALQEEIKSKVDQMKEVVTGNPTVIKMVVSFHRGARGQNALRQILAPVVKEIMDDKTLNIKTDPVDIYKSWVNQMETQTGEASKLPYDVTPEQAMAHEEVRTRLEASIKNMKTITDKFLSAIIVSVDKIPYGMRFISKVLKDTLHEKFPDSTEDELLKIVGNLLYYRYMNPAIVAPDAFDIIEMSAGGQLTTEQRRNLGSVAKMLQHAASNKMFLGDNAHLNPINEYLSTSYQKFRRFFLAACDVHSLEDKFNVDQYSDLVTVTKPVIYISIGEIINTHTLLLDHQDAIAPEHNDPIHELLEDLGEVPTVESLIGENPLPPDDPNKELMGKTEVSLTLTNKFDVPGEANVEMNAKTLLLNTKRLIVDVIRFQPGETLTEILDSTAGTEQEAEYQRAMQRRAIRDAKTPEKMKQVKPVVDDSLTLQGKKDKIKSNLQRLAELGKVHPENRYQDLINDIAKDIRNQRRYRQRRKAELVKLQQTNSALNSKTAFYNVQIDSYNQYIKTCMDNLASKGKLSKKPGDNKAKKSKQVSQKYTAARLHEKGVLIAIEDLQPNQFKNAIFEISPSETVGVFDVKAKFMGVHLETLQLEYQDLLQLQYEGVAVMKLFDRATINVNLLIFLLNKKFYGK; encoded by the exons ATGGATGGAGGCCTGTCTGGACGAGGAGTTACCTCCCACCACAGAGCTGGAGGAGGGGCTGAGGAACGGCGTCTATCTGGCCAAACTGGGCAACTTCTTCGCCCCGCACACCGTCTCCCTCAAGAAGATCTACGACCGTGAGCAGACGCGTTATAAG GCAACGGGTCTCCatttcagacacacagacaatgtCATCCAGTGGCTTAACGCCATGGCAGAGAAGGGACTGCCAAAG atcTTCTACCCTGAAACCACAGACATATATGACAGAAAGAACATGCCACGCTGCATCTACTGTATACATGCACTCAG CCTGTACCTGTTCAAGCTGGGCCTGGCCCCTCAGATCCAGGACCTGTATGGAAAAGTAGATTTCACTG aggagGAGATCAACAACATGAAGAGTGAGCTGGAAAAGTATGGAATCCAGATGCCCGCCTTCAGCAAGATTGGCGGCATCCTGGCCAATGAGCTCTCGGTGGATGAAGCCGCAT TGCACGCTGCCGTGATCGCCATCAACGAGGCCATCGACCAGGGCGTTCCAGAGGGCACGGTGGCGGCCATGCAGAACCCCAACGCCATGCTGGTCAACCTGGATAACAAATGTGCCAGCCAGTACCACGACACACTGTCCCAGGCCAAGGCAGAGAAGGTGGCCAACTCACGCAAACGG CAAATGGAGAACGCCGAAGCAGAGAGAGATATCTACGATGAACTTCTCACCCAGGCTGAAATCCAGGGCAATGTCAACAAAGTCAACGGCAA CAACGCCTTGAGCGCAGCTGAACAGGCTTTGCTGGGCGGCGATGAGGATAAACTATACGAGGCGCTGAAGGCCATGGGCGTCCAGAACCTGCAGCCCCAGAACAAAGCCTGGTACCTCAAACAGCTGCAGGGTGACAGAGAGACTAAAGAGCAG ACGTCTCCAGGAGAAGCCCTGACGAAGGACGAGTTGCAGAGCGGCGTGGACGTGTCCAATGATATAGCAGAAGGCTACCTGAAGA tgttGAAGGCAGTGGAACGCATCAACGCTGCCATCAGGGCGGCTGTTCCTGAGAAGACGGTCGAGGAGCTGATGAACCCGAGCGCTCAGCTGCCTGAAGTCTACCCGAGCGCTGCAGACCTCTACCAGAGAGAGCTGTCcagcctgcagcagcagagccaaGAG GGTTCGCTGTCCCACCCGGAGCTGCTTGTTGCCGTGGAGATGCTGTCATCGGTGGTGCTGATGAACGAGGCGTTGGAAGTGGGAGACCGAGGCGCCCTCTGGAAACAACTGTCCAGCTCTGTCACCGGGCTTAGCAACGTGGAGGGTGAATATGCACAGAG GTACATGGATGAGCTGATGCGTCTTAAGGCAGCAGCCAGAGAGGAAGGCTCTGCCTATCTGACATGGAACGACATTCAAGCCTGTATCGACCAGGTCAACATGGCTGTGCAGGAGGAGCATGAAC GTATCGAAGCTATCGGACGGATCAATGAGGCCCTGGATGAAGGGGATCCCATGAAGACCCTCGCCATGCTGCAGAACCCCTCAGCCAAGCTCACCGATGTGGACCCGTCTGTGGCTCAGCATTACCACGATAAACTCCTGGAGGCCCGCAGAGAGAAGGCTCAC GAGACCCAGGACCCCTCTGCTGTGCTGTGGTTGGATGAGATCCAGGATGCTATTCTGAAGGCTAACCAGGACACACAGGAAGCCTTACAGT TCTCACAGTCCATCCAGGCCATCAATGAGGCGGTGGATACTGGTGACGCAGCTCAGACTCTGGCTGCTCTGCGTAACGCCGGGGCAGGACTGTACGGAGTCACCTCTGAGTGTGGTCAGACCTACCAGAACGACCTGGCCAAGatcaaagaagacaaaaagaaagaag GTGATAATGGCAGCGACTGGGTGCAGCACTGGGTGAAGGGCGGACACAACTACTACTACAACCTGAAGACCAAGGAGGGCACCTGGGTGCAGCCGGAGAGCTTCGTAACAAACAACACCCAGCTCAACAAGGAGGACATCCAG TCGGTGGTTTCTGGGGTAACCACAGCCTACAATCGAGAGCAGCTGTGGCGGGCCAATGAGACTCTAATTACCAAGCTGCAAGCTCGTTGCCGTGGCTACCTGGTGAGGAATGGCCTGAAGGAGCGGATGAACTTCCTGAAATCCCAAGAACCAGCTGTAACTCGCATACAG gctcaCTGGAAGGGCcacaaacagaggaagaagTTCAAAGACCGTAACCAGTACCTGAAAGACCACAGTGGAGATGCTGTCAAG ATCCAAGCAATGGTTCGGATGCACCAAGCTCGTAAGAAGTATAAGGATCGTCTGAAGTACTTCAATGATCAC ATCAATGACGTGGTGAAGATTCAGGCTTTCATTAGAGCCAATAAGGCCAGGGACGACTACAAGACGCTGA TCAACGCAGCGGATCCTCCGATGGCGGTGGTGAGGAAGTTCGTCCACCTGCTGGACCACAGCGACCAGGACTTCCAGGAGGAGTTGGAGCTGATGAGGCTCCGCGAGGAGGTGGTGACCAACATCCGCTCCAATCAGCAGCTGGAGAACGACCTGAACCTGATGGACATCAAGATCGGCCTGCTGGTGAAGAACAAGATCACACTGCAGGAAGTGGTTTCCCACAGCAAGAAGCTGACCAAGAAGAACAAGGGCCAGCTGTCcgacatgatgatgatgaacaaaCAGAGAGGAGGCTTGAAGGCTCTCAGCAAGGAGAAGAGGGTCAAACTGGAAGCCTACCAGTACCTCTTCTACCTCTTACAG ACCAATCCAACGTATCTCGCCAAGCTGATTTTCCAGATGCCCCAGAATAAATCCACAAAGTTCATGGATTCTGTCATCTTCACCCTGTATAACTACGCCTCTAACCAGAGAGAGGAGTACCTGCTGCTCAAGCTCTTCAAAACTGCCCTGCAGGAGGAGATCAA GTCGAAAGTTGACCAGATGAAGGAGGTCGTCACAGGAAACCCCACCGTCATCAAGATGGTTGTGAGTTTCCACCGAGGTGCCCGGGGTCAGAACGCGCTGAGGCAGATCCTGGCACCAGTAGTCAAGGAGATCATGGATGACAAAACGCTAAACATCAAGACCGACCCCGTGGACATCTATAAGAGCTGGGTCAACCAGATGGAGACGCAGACCGGAGAGGCCAG TAAGCTGCCTTATGATGTGACTCCGGAGCAGGCTATGGCCCACGAGGAGGTGAGGACGAGACTGGAAGCCTCCATCAAGAACATGAAGACGATCACTGACAAATTCTTGTCTGCTATCATCGTCTCGGTGGATAAAATACC ATACGGGATGCGGTTCATCTCCAAGGTGCTGAAGGACACCCTCCACGAGAAGTTCCCGGATTCTACAGAGGATGAGCTCCTCAAg ATTGTTGGGAACCTCTTATATTACCGTTACATGAACCCAGCCATCGTGGCTCCTGATGCCTTTGACATCATTGAGATGTCGGCGGGTGGTCAGCTGACCACCGAGCAGCGACGAAACCTGGGATCCGTCGCCAAGATGCTGCAGCACGCCGCCTCCAATAAGATGTTCTTGGGAGACAACGCCCACCTCAATCCCATCAACGAATATCTCAGCACGTCCTATCAGAAGTTCAG GCGTTTCTTCCTGGCAGCGTGTGACGTTCACTCACTGGAAGATAAGTTCAACGTGGATCAATACTCTGATTTAGTCACCGTCACCAAACCTGTCATCTACATCTCCATCGGAGAGATCATCAACACTCACACA CTGCTGCTGGACCATCAGGACGCCATCGCTCCAGAGCACAATGACCCCATCCATGAGCTGCTGGAGGACCTGGGCGAGGTTCCCACTGTGGAGTCCCTCATCG GTGAAAATCCTCTCCCTCCTGACGATCCCAACAAGGAGCTGATGGGGAAGACCGAGGTTTCGCTCACACTCACTAACAAATTCGACGTCCCCGGTGAGGCCAATGTGGAGATGAACGCCAAGACCCTCCTGCTCAA CACCAAGAGGCTCATTGTGGATGTGATCCGGTTCCAGCCAGGAGAGACTCTGACTGAGATCCTGGACTCAACAGCCGGAACAGAACAG GAAGCTGAGTACCAGCGCGCCATGCAGAGGAGAGCCATCCGAGACGCCAAGACTCCAGAGAAGATGAAGCAGGTCAAACCGGTGGTGGACGACAGCCTGACTCTGCAGGGGAAGAAAGACAAGATCAAGAGTAACCTGCAGAGGCTGGCGGAGCTGGGAAAGGTTCACCCCGAGAACCGCTATCAGGACCTCATCAACGACATAGCCAAG GACATCAGGAATCAGAGACGGTATCGTCAGCGTAGGAAAGCTGAGCTGGTGAAACTTCAGCAGACCAACTCTGCCCTGAATTCAAAGACGGCTTTTTACAACGTGCAGATTGATTCATACAATCAGTATATCAAGACGTGCATGGACAACCTGGCCAGCAAGGGCAA gTTGTCAAAGAAACCAGGAGACAACAAGGCCAAGAAGAGTAAACAGGTTTCACAGAAATACACCGCAGCTCGCCTCCATGAGAAGGGCGTGCTGATCGCCATCGAGGATCTGCAGCCCAACCA GTTCAAGAATGCTATTTTTGAGATTTCTCCATCAGAGACCGTTGGCGTGTTTGATGTGAAGGCCAAGTTCATGGGCGTGCACTTGGAGACGTTACAGTTAGAATATcag GATCTCCTCCAGCTGCAGTATGAAGGCGTGGCGGTGATGAAGCTCTTCGACAGGGCCACCATCAACGTCAACCTGCTCATTTTCCTGCTCAACAAGAAATTTTAtgggaaatag